Proteins encoded by one window of Chaetodon trifascialis isolate fChaTrf1 chromosome 15, fChaTrf1.hap1, whole genome shotgun sequence:
- the wbp11 gene encoding WW domain-binding protein 11: MGRRSTSSTKSGKFMNPTDQARKEARKRELKKNKKQRMMVRAAVLKMKDPRQIIRDMEKLDEMEFNPVQQPLLNEKVLRDKRKKLRETFERIVRLYERENPDTYKELRKLELDYETKRGQLALYFDSVKNAESVEVDSIPLPDMPHAPSNIHIQDIPLPGAQPPSILKKSTSFGKGSLSSSAGPVLATVPGVPRLPPGRKPPGPPPGPPPPQVLALYGIPARRGYGTDSEPSIPGLEKESAMELGRDRDSGSESDRDRDDVDDDESDSEEDSEEERDEGGDGDQRMSVDRQDDEREREEDRDRNERHAGRSVRFADMPAEAPHEGKRKKKRMVKRTKAITPLQAMMLRMAGQSVPEEEEEEEVEEEYTDESDTSDVEDRGPPGDSQPHLIANQRLPPPAGPVGQQGPPHLQGPPMTGPPPLGPPPAPPMRPPGPPSGPPPGPPPGAPPFLRPPGMPGGMRGPMPRLLPPGPPPGRPPGPPPGPPPGLPPGPPPRGPPPRLPPPAPPGIPPPPPRAGGPPRPLAPPLSLFPPPLNSNVLSAPPNIVQRQKGSGANQDGSQSNLPPPSMPMRPGVMQMPPPPGTAVAPAGTNPGSNPPGHHHAATIEKRANITSVAAAGGGLAAGAGSGGATISAKPQIINPKAEVTRFVPTALRVRRDKSGAMPGAAPGPLEKAGGGLIGRRGDEGMGGGQGQKQQATAAQMGLVNPAQMGAVSQPSMKTKDQVYEAFMREMEGLL; encoded by the exons ATGGGGCGACGTTCAACCTCTTCCACCAAGAGTGGGAAGTTTATGAATCCCACCGACCAGGCCA GAAAGGAGGCCAGGAAAAGGGAGTTGAAAAAG AACAAGAAGCAGAGAATGATGGTGAGAGCTGCGGTGCTGAAGATGAAGGACCCCAGACAGATCATCAGAGACATGGAGAAGCTGGATGAGATGG AGTTCAACCCAGTACAGCAGCCCTTGCTGAATGAGAAAGTGTTGAGGGACAAGAGGAAGAAGCTACGTGAGACGTTTGAGCGCATTGTCCGTCTGTATGAGCGAGAGAACCCCGACACCTACAAGGAGCTGCGTAAACTGGAGTTGGACTATGAGACCAAACGAGGGCAGCTGGCTCTCTATTTTGACTCAgtaaag AATGCGGAGTCGGTGGAGGTTGACAGTATCCCTTTGCCAGATATGCCCCATGCCCCCTCCAATATCCACATCCAGGACATCCCACTACCAGGGGCTCAGCCTCCCTCCATACTGAAGAAGAGCACCTCTTTTGG TAAAGGATCTCTGTCGTCATCTGCTGGACCGGTTTTGGCAACAGTGCCAGGCGTGCCACGTTTACCTCCAGGGAGGAAGCCCCCTGGGCCCCCACCTGGACCCCCACCTCCGCAGGTCCTGGCACTGTACGGCATTCCTGCTCGGCGAGGTTACGGCACAGACAGTG AGCCTTCCATTCCTGGTTTAGAAAAGGAGTCCGCCATGGAGTTGGGAAGAGATCGGGACAGTGGCAGTGAGAGCGACAGAGATCGGGATGATGTGGACGACGACGAAAGCGActctgaggaggacagtgaagaagagagagatgagggtgGAGACGGTGACCAGAGAATGAGTGTTGACAGACAAGATgatgagagggaaagagaggaggataGAGACAGGAACGAAAGACACGCTG GTCGCAGTGTACGTTTTGCGGACATGCCTGCAGAGGCACCCcatgaaggaaagaggaagaaaaagaggatgGTGAAGAGGACCAAGGCCATTACCCCACTGCAGGCCATGATGTTAAGGATGGCAG GTCAGTCAGttcctgaagaggaggaagaagaagaggtcgAGGAGGAATACACAGATGAATCTGACACCTCAGATGTCGAGGACAGGGGACCACCAGGGGACAGCCAACCACACCTTATAGCCAATCAGCGTCTACCCCCTCCTGCCGGGCCGGTGGGACAGCAAGGGCCTCCACACTTGCAAGGTCCACCAATGACTGGGCCTCCACCACTGGGTCCACCCCCAGCACCTCCAATGAGGCCTCCTGGTCCACCTTCTGGCCCACCTCCTGGCCCACCACCAG GTGCTCCTCCATTCTTGAGGCCTCCTGGTATGCCAGGAGGCATGAGGGGACCGATGCCTCGTCTTCTGCCTCCTGGACCTCCACCAGGTCGGCCCCCAGGCCCTCCGCCAGGCCCCCCTCCTGGCCTCCCTCCGGGTCCCCCACCACGAGGACCCCCTCCCAGACTCCCACCGCCAGCACCACCAG GcatcccacctcctcccccaAGAGCAGGAGGACCTCCACGTCCGCTTGCCCCAccactctccctctttcctccacctctcaaCTCCAATGTGCTCAGTGCTCCTCCAAACATTGTCCAACGGCAAAAAGGCTCAGGAGCCAACCAGGATGGTTCACAGAGCAATCTGCCGCCCCCTTCCATGCCCATGCGACCGGGTGTCATGCAGATGCCTCCTCCGCCAGGGACAGCTGTTGCCCCCGCTGGCACCAATCCTGGCAGCAACCCCCCTGGCCACCACCACGCAGCCACCATCGAAAAGCGAGCCAACATCACTTCTGTCGCAGCGGCTGGAGGAGGCCTGGCAGCAGGTGCTGGCTCAGGTGGGGCCACCATCTCTGCCAAACCTCAGATTATCAATCCCAAGGCAGAGGTCACCCGCTTTGTGCCCACAGCACTGAGGGTGCGAAGGGACAAGAGCGGAGCAATGCCCGGGGCAGCACCAGGGCCTCTGGAGAAAGCAGGGGGTGGTCTTATAGGAAGGAGGGGAGATGAAGGCATGGGAGGTGGACAGGGGCAGAAACAGCAGGCAACAGCTGCTCAGATGGGCTTGGTCAACCCAGCCCAGATGGGTGCTGTGTCTCAGCCCAGCATGAAGACTAAGGATCAGGTGTATGAAGCCTTTatgagggagatggagggacTCCTCTGA